The DNA sequence GGCGTCGAGTACGCATCCCCGGAGGCCATCCGCCGCGCCTTGGCTGCGGTCCAGACGGAGATGCCCGAACAACCCGAGGCGATCACCTGGGAAGAGCTGATGGCGGCGGGGTTGTGCAGCGGTCCCGGCGCGCGCCGGCGCCGGGAAGCGTTGGGACGCCGCTTAGGCATCGGCTACGCCAACGCCCGGCAGTTCCACAAGCGGTTGCGCGTCTTCGGGGTTTCCCGGGAAATGTTTTACCGCGCCTTGCGCGAGGTGGAGGAAGGGTTTGCCGCTGTGGGGGTTGGTGCGCGCGCCAAGGGGGAGGGCGACGCGGGGCCGTGAC is a window from the Calditerricola satsumensis genome containing:
- the rnmV gene encoding ribonuclease M5 translates to MIREIIVVEGRDDTAAVQRAVVADTIETGGSALSEEVIARIRLAQATRGVIILTDPDYPGERIRRILSARVPGCKHAFLSREEASRNGKIGVEYASPEAIRRALAAVQTEMPEQPEAITWEELMAAGLCSGPGARRRREALGRRLGIGYANARQFHKRLRVFGVSREMFYRALREVEEGFAAVGVGARAKGEGDAGP